In Dasypus novemcinctus isolate mDasNov1 chromosome 23, mDasNov1.1.hap2, whole genome shotgun sequence, the following proteins share a genomic window:
- the CCDC78 gene encoding coiled-coil domain-containing protein 78 isoform X9, whose protein sequence is MQHREARGPGPGAPPQADGNVSPPGPATPPWGRGLFLSPPRPARLGQAEDWLLGVPGDTPVWATSLEMELHSNLVLSEEQRLQTSRELVDLQMATHRLQAQHEAELFTLRSEVLRLESRVLELELQGRPGQSRGREAPGKPLGGQERRPGDSEPTLGQQRALEAHVAALGRQLQGAREEARLAGQRLATHTVALAACQGQLCHAEAENSRLQLQLKRLNEEYTARLQRCARDVAHYADSAGRAPDAGPLRAFLEATLEDIRVAHRSRETQLARAARTYRKRLADLSRRHEELLATHRLRDPQGHLQCSHRRPPVAAAARGHGSQPPAEEQGEAGGGAPEAPCPGSAEPPPRVPERLPLLS, encoded by the exons ATGCAGCACAGGGAGGCCCGGGGGCCCGGGCCAGGGGCCCCACCTCAGGCTGATGGGAACGTGAGTCCACCAGGACCTGCCACTCCGCCCTGGGGAAGGGGGCTCTTCCTTTCCCCTCCAAGGCCGGCCAGGCTGGGG CAGGCCGAGGACTGGCTGCTGGGGGTCCCAGGGGACACCCCCGTCTGGGCCACCAGCCTGGAAATGGAGCTGCATTCGAATCTAGTGCTGAGCGAGGAGCAGAGGCTGCAG ACCTCCAGAGAGCTGGTGGACCTGCAGATGGCCACCCACCGCCTGCAGGCGCAGCACGAGGCCGAGCTCTTCACACTCAGGAGTGAG GTCCTGCGACTGGAGAGCCGggtgctggagctggagctgcagGGGCGTCCTGGCCAGAGCCGGGGGCGCGAGGCCCCAGGGAAG CCATTGGGAGGCCAGGAGCGCCGGCCAGGAGACTCGGAGCCGACACTGGGGCAGCAGCGGGCGCTGGAGGCACATGT GGCAGCCCTGGGCCGGCAGCTGCAGGGAGCCCGAGAGGAGGCCCGGCTGGCCGGGCAGCGACTGGCCACGCACACCGTG GCTCTGGCCGCCTGCCAGGGCCAACTCTGCCACGCCGAGGCCGAGAACAGCCGCCTGCAGCTGCAGCTCAAGAGGCTGAACGAGGAGTACACAGCCCGGCTGCAGCGCTGCGCCCGGGACGTGGCT CACTACGCCGACAGTGCGGGCCGGGCCCCGGACGCTGGGCCCCTGCGGGCGTTCCTGGAGGCCACCCTGGAGGACATCCGCGTGGCGCACCGCAGCCGTGAGACTCAGCTGGCCCGCGCTGCCCGCACCTACCGCAAGCGCCTGGCCGACCTAAGCCGCAGGCACGAGGAGCTGCTGGCCACCCACAG ACTCCGGGACCCCCAAGGCCATCTTCAATGCAGCCACCGCAGACCTCCAGTGGCTGCCGCGGCGCGCGGCCATGGGTCCCAGCCACCTGCAGAAGAACAAGGCGAGGCTGGAGGCGGAGCTCCTGAAGCCCCCTGCCCAG GCTCTGCAGAGCCCCCGCCTCGGGTCCCTGAGCGGCTGCCCTTGCTCAGCTGA